Proteins found in one Limnohabitans sp. TEGF004 genomic segment:
- a CDS encoding SulP family inorganic anion transporter, with the protein MNASSFFRPHVIDSLKDYTRQRFYQDVGAGITVGVVALPLAMAFAIASGLKPEAGLFTAIIAGFLISALGGSRVQIGGPAGAFIVIVYGILERYGLANLIIATAMSGVMLFAMGLLRLGTLIRFIPVAVVIGFTNGIAVLIMVSQLKDFFGLQVKAMPADFFGILRTLSDSFGTLNGEALGLAVMCLAVLAFWQLALPRLANAMPSTKSFSTIPGSIVVLVGATVAAKMMGLEVETIASRFGSIPSNLPAFAWPEFSWDTAKFLLIPATTLALLGSIESLLCARIADQMMADGPYGDRHDANQELMAQGIANIITPFFGGMPATGTIARTVTNVKNGGNSPVAGMVHAATLLVVMLVAAPLAGDVPLAALSAILMFVAWNMGEWHEFVHLRQFRLPYRATLLSVFLLTVIVDLTVAVEVGLMAACLTFIYRISSLSRAEHVQADAFPELAGHEANVQAHRLYGALFFGAVKLVEAIEESLPAQALVLDLKNLIYVDSSGADALLALARSCKKKHVRLIVCGLGHQPLDMAQRSGVLHALPDTDLVPNLSHGLALALGR; encoded by the coding sequence ATGAATGCGTCTTCTTTTTTCCGCCCTCACGTCATTGATTCACTGAAGGACTACACGCGCCAGCGCTTTTACCAAGACGTGGGCGCGGGCATCACGGTGGGTGTGGTGGCTTTGCCACTGGCCATGGCATTTGCCATTGCGTCGGGGCTCAAGCCTGAAGCGGGTTTGTTCACGGCCATCATTGCGGGATTTTTGATTTCCGCTTTGGGTGGCAGCCGCGTGCAGATTGGCGGGCCTGCGGGCGCGTTCATCGTCATCGTGTATGGCATCTTGGAGCGCTATGGCTTGGCCAACCTCATCATCGCCACCGCCATGTCGGGCGTGATGTTGTTTGCCATGGGCTTGCTGCGCTTGGGCACGCTGATTCGCTTCATTCCTGTGGCGGTGGTGATTGGTTTTACCAACGGCATTGCGGTGCTCATCATGGTGTCGCAGCTCAAAGACTTTTTTGGTCTGCAAGTCAAAGCTATGCCGGCCGACTTCTTTGGCATCTTGCGCACGCTCAGCGACAGCTTTGGCACGCTCAACGGCGAAGCTTTGGGCTTGGCTGTGATGTGTTTGGCAGTGTTGGCGTTTTGGCAATTGGCCTTGCCACGTTTGGCCAATGCCATGCCCAGCACCAAAAGTTTCTCCACCATCCCTGGCTCTATCGTGGTGTTGGTTGGCGCCACGGTGGCCGCAAAAATGATGGGACTTGAGGTGGAAACCATCGCATCACGCTTTGGCAGCATTCCTAGCAACTTGCCAGCGTTTGCGTGGCCCGAGTTCAGCTGGGACACCGCCAAGTTCTTGCTCATCCCTGCCACCACACTGGCCTTGTTGGGCTCGATTGAATCCTTGCTGTGCGCCCGCATTGCGGACCAAATGATGGCCGACGGCCCCTACGGCGACCGCCACGATGCCAACCAAGAACTGATGGCCCAAGGCATTGCCAACATCATCACGCCCTTCTTCGGCGGCATGCCCGCCACGGGCACGATTGCCCGCACCGTGACCAACGTGAAAAACGGCGGCAACAGCCCAGTGGCCGGCATGGTGCATGCGGCCACGCTGCTGGTGGTCATGCTGGTGGCCGCGCCGCTGGCGGGCGATGTGCCACTGGCTGCGTTGTCGGCCATTCTGATGTTTGTCGCTTGGAACATGGGCGAGTGGCACGAGTTTGTGCACCTGCGCCAGTTCCGTCTACCTTATCGCGCCACGTTGCTGTCGGTTTTCTTGCTCACGGTCATCGTTGATTTGACGGTGGCTGTGGAAGTGGGCCTGATGGCCGCGTGCCTGACATTTATCTACCGCATCTCCAGCCTCAGCCGTGCCGAGCATGTGCAGGCCGACGCCTTTCCTGAACTGGCAGGCCATGAAGCCAACGTGCAAGCCCACCGCTTGTATGGCGCTCTGTTTTTTGGTGCGGTCAAACTGGTCGAGGCCATTGAAGAAAGCCTACCCGCCCAAGCGCTGGTGCTAGACCTGAAAAACCTCATTTATGTTGACTCGTCCGGTGCTGACGCCCTTTTGGCACTGGCTCGCTCATGCAAGAAAAAGCATGTGCGCCTCATCGTCTGCGGCTTGGGCCACCAGCCGCTGGACATGGCGCAACGCAGCGGCGTACTGCACGCGTTGCCTGACACAGACCTTGTGCCCAATTTGAGCCACGGTTTGGCCTTGGCCCTCGGTCGCTAA
- a CDS encoding DUF3460 family protein, with translation MSIFQRDNYTSEATQFIESLKVKNPQLEKAQRDGRALLWDKQVNTEIQQDVQAGRVAQKPYPYQTNA, from the coding sequence ATGTCGATTTTTCAACGTGACAACTACACCTCAGAAGCCACTCAGTTCATCGAGTCGCTCAAGGTCAAAAACCCACAGCTCGAAAAAGCCCAACGCGACGGTCGCGCTTTGCTGTGGGACAAGCAAGTGAACACCGAAATCCAGCAAGACGTGCAAGCTGGCCGCGTGGCGCAAAAGCCTTACCCCTACCAAACCAACGCGTAA